In Clostridium sp. DL-VIII, the following proteins share a genomic window:
- a CDS encoding 6-phospho-beta-glucosidase produces MKKLKIVTIGGGSSYTPELIEGFIKRKDQLPIKEIWLVDIEEGKEKLEIVGAMAQRMVKAAGLDWKVNLTLDRREALKDADFVSTQFRVGLLDARIKDERIPLSHGIIGQETNGAGGIFKAFRTIPVILDIIDDMRELCKDAWLVNFTNPSGMVTEAAIKYGGWDRTVGLCNIPINCVQEESKILGIDSSELFFKFAGLNHFHWHRIWDKDGNERTAEVIEKLYDPVFSEERENAGVANIKDIKFNYEQIKDLGMLPCAYHRYYYVTDDMLKEELESFSKGETRAEVVKKTEAELFELYKDLKLDYKPEQLTKRGGAYYSDAACELIASIHNDKRSTMVVSTKNNGTLEDLPYDSIVEVSSIITAHGPEPISFGKFEPAPRGMVQMMKGMEETIISAAVTGNYNKALQAFTMNPLIPSGKVAKDLLNEMLIAHKKHLPQFKDIIDRLEESK; encoded by the coding sequence ATGAAAAAATTAAAAATTGTCACTATTGGCGGTGGGTCAAGCTATACTCCTGAATTAATTGAAGGATTCATAAAAAGAAAAGATCAATTACCTATTAAAGAAATCTGGCTTGTGGATATTGAAGAGGGAAAAGAAAAACTAGAGATAGTTGGAGCTATGGCCCAGAGAATGGTTAAGGCTGCTGGACTTGATTGGAAAGTAAATTTAACGTTAGATAGAAGGGAAGCACTTAAGGATGCTGATTTTGTATCAACTCAATTTAGGGTTGGACTTTTAGATGCTAGGATAAAAGATGAAAGAATTCCTTTAAGCCACGGGATAATTGGACAGGAGACAAATGGGGCTGGAGGTATATTTAAAGCCTTTAGAACGATTCCAGTAATATTAGACATAATAGATGACATGAGAGAATTATGCAAAGATGCATGGCTGGTAAACTTCACAAATCCATCAGGCATGGTGACAGAAGCAGCAATTAAGTATGGCGGATGGGATAGAACTGTTGGCTTGTGTAATATTCCTATTAACTGTGTACAGGAAGAGTCAAAGATACTCGGAATAGATTCTAGTGAATTGTTTTTTAAGTTTGCTGGATTAAATCACTTCCATTGGCACAGAATATGGGATAAGGATGGAAATGAAAGAACTGCTGAAGTAATCGAGAAATTATATGATCCAGTATTTTCAGAGGAGAGAGAAAATGCCGGAGTTGCAAATATTAAGGATATTAAATTTAATTATGAACAAATTAAAGATTTAGGAATGTTACCATGTGCATATCACAGATATTATTACGTTACAGATGATATGTTAAAGGAAGAGCTTGAAAGTTTTTCAAAAGGTGAAACTAGAGCAGAAGTAGTAAAGAAAACTGAAGCGGAGTTATTTGAATTATATAAAGATCTAAAACTTGATTATAAGCCAGAACAATTAACAAAAAGAGGTGGAGCTTATTATAGTGATGCTGCCTGTGAATTAATTGCTTCTATTCATAATGATAAGAGAAGCACAATGGTAGTCAGCACAAAGAATAATGGAACATTAGAGGATCTTCCATATGATTCTATAGTGGAAGTTTCAAGCATAATAACAGCTCATGGACCTGAACCAATAAGTTTTGGAAAGTTTGAGCCAGCACCAAGAGGAATGGTTCAAATGATGAAAGGAATGGAAGAAACAATAATTTCAGCTGCAGTTACAGGAAATTATAACAAGGCGCTTCAAGCATTTACTATGAATCCACTAATTCCAAGTGGAAAGGTTGCAAAAGATTTATTAAATGAGATGTTAATAGCACATAAGAAGCATTTACCACAATTTAAGGACATAATAGATAGACTAGAAGAAAGTAAATAA
- a CDS encoding membrane protein — MENNIINASAIAAKKKLSSQFFKKGITIALFSGLMYGFYSAFLTLGMTKGVWSDWYGSNSIGLSAFAITYLLAALGSAVNDTCSAVWAMLYAGVKGKFGDFLRCINTTPGRVMILAALIGGPVSSTAYVVGLQMAGSIVIPITALCPAIGAILGRILFKQELNKRMMLGIVICVCASFMIGSTSITGDAPENMLLGLGIAFIAALGWGFEGCVAGYGTAMIDSEIGITIRQATSGLSNLIILIPILGMMAGSVSLSTELTIQAFTSGPAMIWLAISGLCAFISYMTWYKGNSMCGAALGMACNGTYSFWGPFCCWIILGVFYGIEGWSLPPIAWGAAILMIIGILVISMNPLDLFRKKEEK, encoded by the coding sequence ATGGAAAATAATATAATTAATGCGTCGGCAATTGCTGCAAAGAAGAAGCTATCTTCACAATTTTTTAAAAAAGGTATTACAATTGCGTTATTTTCAGGTCTCATGTATGGATTTTATTCAGCATTTTTGACTTTGGGTATGACAAAAGGCGTTTGGAGTGACTGGTATGGAAGTAATTCAATTGGATTATCAGCATTTGCTATTACATATTTATTAGCTGCACTTGGAAGTGCAGTAAATGATACCTGCAGTGCTGTTTGGGCAATGCTTTATGCAGGTGTTAAAGGTAAGTTTGGCGATTTTTTAAGATGTATAAATACTACTCCAGGTCGTGTTATGATTTTAGCAGCACTTATAGGAGGACCTGTTTCGAGTACAGCCTATGTTGTTGGACTTCAAATGGCAGGCTCAATAGTTATTCCTATTACTGCTCTTTGTCCAGCTATTGGCGCTATTTTAGGTAGAATTTTATTTAAGCAGGAATTAAATAAGCGCATGATGCTTGGGATTGTCATTTGCGTTTGTGCAAGTTTCATGATCGGCAGCACAAGTATTACTGGAGATGCACCGGAAAATATGCTATTAGGTCTTGGTATTGCATTCATTGCTGCACTTGGATGGGGATTTGAAGGTTGCGTAGCTGGTTACGGCACAGCTATGATTGATTCAGAGATAGGTATCACCATTCGTCAGGCAACATCAGGTCTTTCAAATTTAATTATTTTAATTCCTATTTTAGGTATGATGGCTGGCAGCGTTAGCCTTTCAACAGAGCTTACAATTCAAGCATTTACAAGCGGGCCAGCTATGATTTGGCTTGCTATAAGCGGTCTTTGTGCCTTTATTTCATATATGACTTGGTATAAAGGAAACAGTATGTGTGGAGCAGCCCTTGGTATGGCTTGTAATGGTACATATTCATTCTGGGGACCATTTTGCTGCTGGATAATACTTGGTGTGTTCTATGGTATAGAAGGCTGGTCATTGCCTCCAATAGCTTGGGGGGCTGCTATACTAATGATAATTGGTATATTAGTAATTTCGATGAATCCGTTGGATTTATTCAGAAAAAAGGAGGAAAAATAG
- a CDS encoding oligosaccharide flippase family protein, giving the protein MAKSISKNAIFKAMLNLFNIILPILVIPLVTRSVGKELYGYMGYGDSLTAYFLIFASFGIYQYGLREISKVRDDKVKLRQTFTNLFLFTTVTNIVASAAYMIFVGIYYKNEPYFYTCIVMGFNLVFNLFYVEWVNEALENYDFIAIKTMVVRIIYSALILLFVRGQGDYLFYLYLVIGFNFINNIISFVYVKRKVRFDFSNLEFFRHVKPMLYVVILSNTGVLYTQLDKIMLKDSIGGTTAVGYYYMAQRIMLIINTLLLTVIQVTMPRLSNYLGNESKGEYLVLLKRVIKIYFLILFPASIGLLCLSKEAIYIFGGADFLGAVPVMVVFAVYMLSIGVEGVIANQMIYLHGKEREDAMLVLAGGVLNLLLKFALIFAGAFNMVSAIITTLIANLIVICLEYWLVKKVIKLDIHLFAYENIKYFFYSLIFIPITFGIKFAVHNILIACVLEGAVCALVYVGILVIVKDQVFLELADKIFMKLKIKR; this is encoded by the coding sequence ATGGCTAAATCAATTTCAAAGAATGCAATTTTTAAGGCAATGCTTAATTTATTCAATATAATTCTGCCAATACTAGTAATTCCACTAGTAACTAGATCTGTTGGAAAAGAATTATATGGTTATATGGGATATGGGGATTCGCTAACTGCGTATTTCTTGATATTTGCAAGCTTTGGTATATATCAATATGGATTAAGAGAAATAAGTAAAGTTCGTGACGATAAAGTAAAACTTAGACAAACGTTTACTAATCTATTTTTGTTTACAACTGTTACAAATATTGTGGCTTCGGCAGCATATATGATATTTGTCGGAATTTATTATAAGAATGAACCATATTTTTATACTTGTATAGTTATGGGGTTTAATTTAGTATTTAATCTTTTCTATGTGGAATGGGTTAATGAAGCTTTAGAAAATTATGATTTCATAGCTATTAAAACAATGGTAGTTAGAATTATATATTCTGCGTTAATTTTATTATTTGTAAGGGGTCAGGGAGATTATTTATTTTATCTATATTTAGTTATAGGATTTAATTTTATAAATAATATAATTAGTTTTGTCTACGTGAAAAGAAAGGTACGTTTTGATTTTTCTAATTTGGAATTCTTTAGACACGTAAAACCTATGCTTTATGTCGTAATTCTTTCTAATACAGGAGTTTTATATACTCAGCTTGATAAAATTATGTTAAAAGATAGTATTGGAGGAACTACTGCTGTCGGATATTATTATATGGCCCAGAGAATAATGCTGATAATAAATACATTACTTCTTACAGTGATTCAGGTTACTATGCCGAGATTGTCTAATTACCTGGGAAATGAATCTAAGGGTGAATATCTGGTATTATTAAAAAGAGTAATTAAAATTTACTTCTTGATTCTGTTCCCAGCATCGATAGGATTGTTATGTCTTTCTAAGGAGGCTATATATATTTTTGGAGGAGCAGATTTCTTAGGAGCGGTTCCGGTAATGGTAGTATTTGCAGTATATATGCTAAGTATTGGAGTGGAAGGTGTAATTGCGAATCAAATGATATACCTTCACGGAAAAGAAAGAGAAGATGCAATGCTGGTGCTGGCTGGAGGTGTATTAAACTTGCTGCTTAAATTTGCATTAATTTTTGCAGGAGCTTTCAATATGGTAAGTGCTATAATAACTACTCTTATTGCAAACTTAATTGTAATATGTCTTGAATATTGGTTAGTAAAGAAAGTTATTAAATTAGATATACACTTATTTGCTTATGAAAATATAAAGTACTTCTTTTATTCGCTTATATTTATTCCAATAACTTTTGGAATAAAATTTGCTGTACATAATATATTAATTGCATGTGTATTAGAAGGGGCAGTATGTGCTTTAGTTTATGTAGGAATATTAGTTATTGTTAAAGACCAAGTATTTTTGGAATTAGCAGATAAAATTTTTATGAAGTTAAAAATTAAAAGATAA
- a CDS encoding sugar phosphate nucleotidyltransferase yields the protein MRAILMAAGMGTRLRPLTENTPKSLIEVNGMSLLERQIINLREIGIDEIIVLTGYLHEKFDPIVKKYNLIKVINDKYDVYNNIYTMYLVRQYLKDAFVIDADNYITRNFLPKTKPSTSIYYSACKENITGEWILKYDENNRIHNVEIGKEGDKPDFIMSGASFWTAKDGMLISEKVEETINKGDFRDLYWDSIAVDNLKDMDVYIEKIQSNDIFEIDSLEDLEYLKRTLKL from the coding sequence ATGAGAGCAATTTTAATGGCAGCAGGTATGGGAACTAGATTAAGACCATTAACTGAAAATACTCCAAAGTCTTTAATTGAAGTTAATGGAATGTCTTTACTGGAAAGACAGATAATAAATTTAAGGGAAATTGGAATTGATGAAATTATAGTATTAACAGGTTACTTGCATGAAAAATTTGATCCTATAGTTAAAAAATATAATTTAATTAAAGTTATTAATGATAAGTATGATGTTTATAATAACATCTATACTATGTATTTAGTTAGACAATATTTAAAAGATGCATTTGTTATTGATGCAGATAATTATATTACTAGAAATTTTCTACCAAAGACTAAGCCAAGTACATCAATATATTATTCAGCCTGCAAGGAAAATATAACAGGTGAGTGGATATTAAAATATGATGAGAATAATAGAATACATAATGTTGAAATTGGAAAAGAAGGAGATAAGCCTGATTTTATAATGTCAGGAGCATCATTTTGGACAGCAAAAGACGGGATGCTTATTTCAGAAAAGGTAGAAGAAACTATAAATAAAGGTGACTTTAGAGATTTATATTGGGATAGTATTGCTGTAGATAACCTCAAGGATATGGATGTATATATTGAAAAAATACAGTCAAATGATATCTTTGAGATAGATTCTCTGGAAGATTTAGAATATTTAAAACGAACACTTAAATTATAA
- a CDS encoding NTP transferase domain-containing protein, whose translation MLEDRIEILKTLNDNFNINQRELAKRTNISLGKVNAVLKEFTIDGFIDRITNNRGTLYKVTEKGMKFLEENIASAKNTRLKLHEAERKIVKQAVILAAGKAEEFGKPVGMLEIEDFKLIDRTLNILKENGITKIVIVTGYESQRYEEYFKNSKNIALVKSDTYKWTGTMHSLSLAKDYIDDDFLLIENDLIFEKRAIKELAESSNHDCILFTNESGSGDEAFVEIRDNHLFKMSKDIHQFNRIDGEMIGLTKISYKLYTMMLEEFKGNVNPYLNYEYVLLDVARNYNIGFVKIDDLAWGDADTAKEYEKIKNYLYPTIRRRELSYEMNSIKAIVRESLKVNDEDITEVVPAGGMTNKNYRICVKGERFILRVAGAGTEQMINRSTEMFNSAIASEKGYNVEVPYFNLETGVKISKFIENAETLTHRSIKKEENLKQVTTILRNLHECDDFHMDNEFNVFRELEKYENILKSDNGSFFEDYDEVRSEVMALEEELKKCDRVFVPSHNDLVSENFVKDTQGRIYLIDWEYSGINDDMWDLAALSLENEFSEDDIELMFRLYFNGKEADKNSRRRLLIHQICQDTLWAVWTLVKEAEGDDFGTYGIDRYNRAKEYLKQLAELEV comes from the coding sequence ATAGAATAGAGATTTTAAAGACGTTAAATGATAACTTTAATATTAATCAAAGAGAGTTAGCGAAAAGAACTAATATATCTCTAGGTAAGGTTAACGCGGTTTTAAAAGAATTTACAATAGACGGATTTATAGATAGAATAACAAATAACAGAGGAACTTTATATAAAGTTACTGAAAAAGGAATGAAGTTTTTAGAAGAGAATATTGCATCTGCAAAGAATACAAGATTAAAGCTTCATGAAGCAGAAAGAAAGATTGTAAAGCAGGCTGTAATACTTGCTGCAGGTAAAGCAGAAGAGTTTGGAAAGCCTGTAGGAATGCTTGAAATTGAAGACTTTAAGTTAATAGACAGAACCTTAAATATTTTAAAGGAAAATGGGATAACTAAAATTGTTATAGTAACAGGTTATGAAAGTCAACGTTATGAGGAATATTTTAAAAATAGTAAAAACATTGCTTTAGTTAAGAGCGATACATACAAATGGACAGGTACTATGCATTCATTATCTTTAGCAAAAGATTATATTGATGATGACTTTTTACTTATAGAAAATGATTTAATCTTTGAAAAGAGAGCGATTAAGGAATTAGCAGAAAGCTCTAATCACGACTGTATACTTTTTACTAATGAAAGTGGTTCTGGAGATGAAGCCTTTGTTGAAATAAGGGATAATCATTTATTTAAAATGTCAAAAGATATTCATCAATTTAATAGAATTGATGGAGAAATGATAGGGCTTACTAAGATTTCTTATAAATTATATACAATGATGCTTGAAGAATTTAAAGGAAATGTTAATCCGTATTTAAACTATGAATATGTATTATTAGATGTAGCTAGAAATTATAATATAGGATTTGTTAAAATAGATGATCTTGCCTGGGGAGATGCAGATACTGCAAAGGAGTATGAAAAAATTAAAAATTATTTATATCCAACCATAAGAAGAAGAGAACTTAGTTATGAAATGAACAGCATAAAGGCTATTGTTCGTGAATCACTAAAGGTTAATGATGAAGATATTACAGAAGTTGTACCAGCTGGTGGTATGACTAATAAAAACTATAGAATCTGTGTTAAAGGTGAAAGATTTATTCTAAGAGTTGCAGGTGCGGGAACAGAGCAGATGATAAATAGAAGTACAGAAATGTTTAACTCTGCAATTGCTTCTGAAAAAGGATATAATGTTGAAGTGCCTTACTTTAATCTTGAAACTGGAGTTAAAATATCAAAGTTTATAGAAAATGCGGAAACTTTGACTCATAGAAGTATTAAAAAAGAAGAAAATTTAAAACAAGTTACAACAATCTTAAGAAATTTACATGAATGTGATGATTTTCATATGGATAATGAATTTAATGTATTCAGAGAACTTGAAAAATATGAAAATATCTTAAAAAGTGATAATGGAAGTTTCTTTGAAGATTATGATGAAGTAAGATCAGAAGTAATGGCTCTTGAAGAAGAATTAAAGAAATGTGATAGAGTATTTGTACCATCTCATAATGATTTAGTTTCAGAAAACTTTGTTAAAGATACACAAGGAAGAATTTATTTAATAGACTGGGAATATAGCGGAATTAATGATGATATGTGGGATTTAGCTGCTTTATCCTTAGAAAATGAATTCTCAGAAGATGATATTGAATTAATGTTTAGATTATATTTTAATGGAAAAGAAGCAGATAAGAATTCAAGAAGAAGATTATTAATCCATCAAATATGCCAAGATACATTGTGGGCAGTATGGACCTTGGTAAAAGAAGCTGAAGGCGATGATTTTGGTACTTATGGAATAGATAGATATAATAGAGCAAAAGAATACTTAAAACAGTTAGCTGAACTCGAGGTGTGA